The Tolypothrix sp. PCC 7712 region CGCTGAAGTAGAACGGGTTGCAGAATGGACAAAAAGCTGGGATTATCGTGAAAAGAACTTCGCTCGTGAAGCGTTGACAGTTAACCCAGCTAAAGGTTGCCAACCTTTAGGCGCTATGTTCGCTGCTGCTGGCTTTGAAGGTACTCTACCTTTTGTTCAAGGTTCTCAAGGTTGCGTTGCTTACTTCCGTACCCACTTAACCCGTCACTACAAAGAACCATTCTCTGGTGTGTCTTCTTCTATGACTGAAGACGCAGCCGTGTTTGGTGGTCTGCAAAACATGATTGATGGCTTGGCAAACTCTTACAAGCTTTACAAGCCCAAAATGATTGCAGTTTGCACCACCTGTATGGCTGAGGTTATTGGTGATGACTTGGGTGCGTTTATTACCAACGCTAAGAACGCAGGTTCAGTTCCTCAAGATTTTCCTGTACCTTTTGCTCACACTCCTAGCTTTGTTGGTTCCCACATCACTGGCTATGACAACATGATGAAGGGAATTCTGACTACCTTAACAGCAGGTAAGAAGAAATCTACCAGCAATGGCAAAATCAACTTTATCGCTGGTTTTGACACCTATGTAGGCAATTACCGCGAAATCAAGCGTATCGCTTCCGTGATGGGCTTAGACTACACCCTGCTCTCAGATAGCAGCGACTATGTAGATTCACCCAATGATGGTGAATTTAATATGTACCCAGGTGGTACTAAGTTGGAAGATGCAGCAGATGCAATTAATGCTAAAGCTACAGTTGTACTGCAAGCTCATTCTACTCCTAAGACCCGTGATTACATCGCTAAAGAATGGAAGCAAGATGTAGTAGTTTCTCGTCCTTGGGGTATCAAGGGTACTGATGAGTTCTTGATGAAACTCAGCGAACTGACTGGTAAACCCATTCCTGAAGAACTAGAAATCGAACGCGGTCGTGCAGTTGACGCAATGACTGACTCCCATGCTTGGGTTCACGGTAAGCGCTTCGCTATCTACGGCGATCCCGATTTAGTTTACAGTGTTGTTAGCTTCATGCTGGAATTGGGTGCTGAACCTGTTCACATTGTGGTTCACAACTCCAACGATGTATTTGAAAAAGAACTGCAAGCATTGCTAAATTCTAGCCCCTTCGGTAAGGAAGCTAAAATCTGGGCAGGTAAAGACTTGTGGCACTTACGTTCACCAATGCGTTTGCTATCAGGATAATTTTAGAGGTGGCGGCTAACCAATACTTGTCGGTTAAGGGCAAAAGGGGAAGGGGAAAAGGGGTAAGAAAAAACCTTTAACCCTTCCCCTTTCTCCTGCACAGACGCTACGCGTAGCTTGCTTAAGCGCAGGGGTACACCTTTTCCCCAAACCAAATTAAGAATTGAAAATCCTTAACCGAGTAGTATTGAGCGGCTAACTCATCTTTGTCACTATAAACGAGGTTTACTCACATTTTTGTTGACAAACATGAATAATACTCATATTATTTAAATATGAGCTTTGCTCACATAAACGGTTAACTTAATGGAGTCTCTGACCATGAGTAAGAATTTACTGACCCTACCCCATCCCAATCCTGTAACCGCTTTAGAAGAATACAGCAGTGATCATCTGGGATTTATGCAACGCTGCACCCAAGAATATGAAGGTATCGTTCCTCTAAAATTTGACGATCAATTGTTTTGTGTGTTGACCAATCCCGACTATATTACTCAAGTGTTAAAAGACAGACTTTTGTTTGTGAAAGCAAAAGACCTGCAAGTAATCAGTGGTGTACTAGGTAATGGCTTGATCACCAGTGAGGGCGATTTTTGGTTACGACAACGACGACTAGCCCAACCAGTCTTTCACCAACAACAAATTAACAGCTATGCGGCGGTGATGGTGGATTATGCCGAGCAAATGTTAAAAACTTGGCAAGGCGGTGAGGTGAAGGATATACAAGCAGCTATGATGCGCCTCAGCCTCAACATCGTTATGAAAACTCTGTTTAATCAGGATGTCATGGATACAGCCGCAGTTAGTATTGACAATGCGCTAGTTGAAACCATGAACTGGTTTGAATATCAAGCAGCCAAAGAAGTCATGTCTGCACTGTCGGAAATTGAGGAGTTGCAACAAAACACCCAAGAGATTAGTGAAGAAGAGATTGAGAGACGTTACCAAAAAGCGATCGCTCTATTTGATGAAACAATATATGCCATCATTAAAGAGCGTCGCGCCAGTGGTAAAACAGGCAAAGATTTATTAGGAATGCTGATGCAAGTCGAAGATGCGGATGATGGTAGCCGCATGACTGATAAACAATTGCGAGATGAAGCCGTAACATTAATTTTGGCAGGACATGAAACCACCGCTAACACCCTTTCTTGGACATTCATGCAATTGGCGCAAAATCCTGATGTCCGCGAAAAACTTAGTGCAGAACTCAAAACAGTGTTGAATGGACGCACACCCACCTTGGCTGATTTACCCCAGTTAACCTACACCAATTGGGTGATTAAAGAATCCATGCGGCTGTATCCTCCTGTGACTGAAATTTCACGGGAAGTAACCCAAGATTGTGAAATTGGTGGCTATTTTATCCCCAAAGGAACAAACATAATGTTTAGTCAATGGGCTATGCACCGCGACGCGCGTTATTTTTCCGCACCAGAATTATTTCAGCCAGAACGCTGGGCTAATGACCTAGAAAAACAATTACCTCGTGGTGTGTATTTCCCCTTCGGTGATGGGCCTCGTGTTTGTATTGGTAAGAGTTTTGCCATGATGGAAGCAGTATTATTACTAGCAACTATCGCCCAAAAATTTCAACTGGATCTTGTTAACGAGCAAAACATTGAACTTCAGATATCTATTACCCTCCGCGCTAGACACGGTATTCAATTTCTCTTGAAAGCAGTCGCATAGAATGTACTTCCAGATATCAGAAGTAGGTTGCCTTCATAACCCCGACTTCTTCAAGAAATCGGGGTTATATTTAACTTTAATGTTGTGGATAAACTGAAATTATGCAGGACTTAATAGAGCAAGATAAGATGATTCCAACCAATAAAAATAATTCCGAAAGTATTCTATCTTTGGCACGCTTGAGTGATTCTATTTTTGCTTTTGCAATGGCTTTAATGGTAATTGCCTTTGACTTACCAGAAGATGCTAAAGGAATGACGGATGGTGATATCAATGGGTTTTTATTTAGTCAGTTAAAACCGTTAGGAACTTATGCTATTACCTTTGTTTTAGTGGCAACTTATTGGATTTCTCATTCTCGGCAATTAAAGTATTTAAAAATAACCGATGAAAACCATTTATGGATTTCTGTAGCGTATTTAATGGTCTTATTTTTAGTGCCTTTATCCAATGATTTAGTTATGACCTTTCCAGATAGTTTTCTGGTCAAAGTTTGGTTTAGCTTGGATATTGCTGCAATCGGGTTTATTTCGTGGATAAGTTGGTCTTATGCGACAGGCGATCGCAAACTAGTAGATAGTGATTTGGATGATGCGACAATTCGCTCCATAAAAATCAAAGCCTTAATCGAACCGATATGTGCATTGATTTCCATTGGAGTAGCATATATTAACCAAGAGTTATGGGATTATTTTTGGGTGTTGCTGTTCTTTGCCTATTCTCCCTTAGAAAAATACTTTAATAAATCGGCTGAATTAGTGTGATAAATCTGTCAGATTGAGGTAATCATCACCGCATCAATAGATAATCCCAATCGTGATGAAATTACGCAAGTCAAGAATTAATTGAATTTAGTAGGAGCTTTTTATGACAACTCACAGAAATACATCTCAAGATTTTTCAACCATCAAAAAAAATATGCCAGACTATACCATAATTAAACTCAATCAAAATCAGATCCAAGATGGCGCACGAGTATTAGGTCAAGCATTTATTCAAGACCCATTTCTATCATACTTTCTCCCAGAAAAACATCAGCAGAGAATAGATGCAGTTGAGTGGATTTCTCGCACAGTATTGTGTTATTATCAACGCTCCGAGGAAATTTATATAACCAATCATGGCATCAAAGGAGTTGCGGTTTGGACACCACCAGAATACTCCAGCGATAGTATATTACAATGGTTGCAAGCTGGATTAATTGCCCTACCACAAAAAATTGGTGTTCGCAAAATGGTAGATTTTTTATCCGCCAATCAAAAAGTAGATAAATACCATCGAACAATTATGAAAACACCACATTGGTATTTGAAGATGCTTGGTGTTTCTCCAGATTTTCAAAATCAAGGTGTGGGACAAAAGCTGCTACAACCTGTACTCAATCGAGCAGATAAAGAAGGTTTTACTTGTTATTTAGAAACTTCCACACCATCAGGAGTACGTTTTTATCAAAGACAAGGATTTGTCGTTGTGGATAGCGACAAACTATTACAAGATAATCTGCAATTGTGGTTCATGAAACGCGAACCACAATAAGAATATCTGTGTTGGCGTTGCTTATTACTCGATTAATTTCATGCTGAAACATTAGTCTTGTAGTGGCGTAGCAAGCCTAAAATAGTGCCAATATTTAGTCTTTGTGGGACGGGCAATAAGCCCATCCCATAAGATAATTTTAATACAACATTTAATGTTTTCCACGCCACTACTTAATATTTACTGTTACCTGTTTGCTTTTAAAAAAATTGTGAGGTAAATAAAATAGATGTTAGCAAATTTGAATCTCCCCCGTTGGACAGTTTGGGGCTTGGTGATTCCGGTACTATTTCTTAATTTGTGGTTGTTACAAATTATCTCCCAGCAATTACAACCAATACCCAATATTTTATTAGTTGCTGGTTTACTAGCTTTTCTCTTAAATTTTCCCATTAGTTATCTTGAAAAACGGGGTGTAAGCCGAGTTTGGTCTGTATTGCTAGTTTTAATAATTGCCGTCACAGCCTTTTTGATTCTGGGTTTTGGTGTTGCGCCTCTTGGATATCAACAACTAATTGAATTTGGCGATCGCCTACCAGCATTAATAGACCAAGGACAAAGACAACTCCAAGAAATCCACATCGATACACCCCTAGCAGGCTTATCCTTTGATGCTGCTAACCTGATTACAGAAGTTACCAATAAAGTTACCCAAAGTCTAGAATCTTTACCCAGTCAAATTGTAGATTTTATCTTTGGTGTCTTTGATAGTACGCTGAATTTACTGATTACAATAGTCCTCACTATACTCTTAATTTTCAACGGTTCTACTCTGTGGAATGTACTGTTTAAACTATTCCCAAAACCTTGGAATATCAAATTACCATCTCTGATTCAGCAGAGTTTCCAAAACTACTTTGCTGGACAAGCAACTTTAGCAATGATTGAAGGTGCTGCACTCATCGCTTTGTTCTTAGTTTTTCAAATTCCCTTCGGATTATTATTTGGCATAGTGATTGGGATAGCCAGCTTTATACCTTTTGGTGGAACTGTGACAGTATCCCTAATTCTTCCCATACTTGCTATCCAAAATATTTGGTTAGCAGTTAAGTTATTAGTAATAGTGGTGTTGGTAGGACAGATTAACGAAACTATTGTTGCGCCGCGTTTAATGGGTCAAATGACTGGCGTAAATCCTGCGGTCATTTTTATTTCTCTGCTGTGTGGCGCAAAATTAGGTGGAGTGTTAGGAATTCTGCTGGCTGTACCCCTAACCAGTTTGTTGAAAAGATTTGCAGAACCCTGGATAGAGGTTGCGTCAAAGTTTAGCTAGACATGATATCAGACGGGAAATAGCTTTGCAGATAACTTAAAGCTAACCGTTTGGTTTCTGCTATCAATCTCTGTTGAAATGTTGTCTCTTGACTAAGAGATAACCATAGTAATGTGCCGATCGCTTTGACTAAAATAAAGGCGATCGCTTCATAGTCTGCTGTCTCTAACCCTGCTGCCCGTTTAGCTAGTAAACTGGCTAAATCTTGCATCAATTGAGTATCCATCACCTCTTCGACAGCTTGTAATTCGGGCATTGTACTCTGGAGTGCCATAAAAATGGCGTAGTAACCAGGATTATCCGAGAAATGCTGGGCGGTGATATCAATTAATTGTTCTACCAGAACCTCTAAGGGCAGATTGGCTAATTCAGGATTATCCAGCACTGCCAACTTTTGATGAATATTTTCTTCATGACGCAAAGCGAGTGCCTGCATGATTGCAGATTTGTCAGGAAAAAATTGATATAGTGACCCAATCGGAACTTTAGCACCAGAGGCGATCGCATTGGTTGTGGTTGCAGCATAGCCTTGAGTAATAAACAGTTCTTCTGCTACATCCAAAATTCGATTGACTCGTTCCTGACTACGAGCTTGTCTGGGTTTGCGGCGCATTCCACTTGCGGCTGATGGGCTTTCAGTCATAGTTACCTTTCTGGCTTTGGTAAATACATGAGCATTGCTCATATTTATCTTGACAAAATATGATCAATAATCCTATTTTGTAAATATGAGCAATACTCGTATTTTAACCTAGTTCCTAATGGAGAATCTTTCAATGAGTCAGAATTTAATCACCCGATCTCGTCGCGAGCCAGCGATCGCGATCGCCCTGCTCGACGAAACAGTATATGCCATGATCGACCATCGGCGCTTAAGTGGAACAATCGCCAGCCATCTGGGATTACAGATGCAGGGTGATCTGACAGAGAATGATAGTCCCACAGCAAAATACAGTTCAGTTAAGGAAACTTATGTCCTCAGTAGGAAGAGGATGTAAGAGAACAAAAAAAGGCTGATTTGCACCTATGATGAAACAAGCTCGTTGTTTTAAGTGGTTACACAAAATTTAGGGATGAAACCCTTATCTAGACTTGAAAATCATCTGTAAATAATTATGTGGGATTATTTATGACCCCTCCACCCCTTGCAATTCCTGTCTGAATTTTACTCAGCGTATCCCTAAAAGAGTTGTACCCAATTAAAATAGAAAGTAAAAGGTAAATATTTAAATTTAACGTAGTAACAAAAACAAAAAACTACCTTTTTGAGAAAACTGTATGAAGCATTCATTGTTAGTTAAATCAGGGCTACTATTTATTGTCTTAGCAACAGAATTCGTCATTTCTTCTGCTGTGAGAGCCAATATAAGTGAAACGATACTTCAAAACCAACCGCAGCTAGAACAAGAAAGCCAAAACTTGGCAAAACAATCATCTTCTCAAAAACTATGGCAAAACTTTAGGCAGCAGCAAGATGAACGAATGCTCCGACAGCAACAACGATTTGAACAATTTAGATTGCAAAATCAACTAAATCCACAACAACCACATGGACAACTTAGACTACAAAATCAATTAAGACAGCAACCGTTTGAACAATTCCAACTAAATCAACAAAGACAGCAAATGGAAACATTGAAACTCCAACAGCAACTTAGACAACAGCAGTAATGTGTTGCAAATTTGGGGATATCAATTCAGTAGAGTGCGTTATGCCATAGGTTAACGCACTCTACAATTCTAGGATTGGATGATGATTGAAAATTGTTTGTGTGTAAACCTTAGCTTATTTAGACTGTTCTATATTTGCTTAAGCTTCTAGTTAATTATACTGAGTTTTGTGATGAAATACAGAAGAGTGGGGGTAATACTACTCGGTTAAGTATTTTGAACTCAAAATTGGTTAAGGGTTAAGGGTTTTTTCTTTCCCTTGAACCATTCACCTTTTTTCCCTTAACCGACAAGTATTGAGTGTGGGGCTGTTGCCAAAGCTAAAAAAATTATTAAACAGCTACCTAAGCAAAATTAGGTAAAAGTTGGGTAGATCTCCCCTAGCTTTCAGCAAAGAATTGAGCGAAGATAGTTACATAGATAAAAGCGCTGGCAAAGATTTATAGCTGGCATTTAATAAATGGTTTAAGAAGCGAAGCCCTGAATTTATTTCGGGGCTTTGTTAGTTTTAACTATATAAGCAAGATAGAGATTCCTTTAAATAGATGCTTGACTATTTCAGCCTGAAAATGCAAATTATTCTAAGTGGAAAAGAAACTATTAATTGATAAATATATTACTATTAAGTATTGGTAATTTTTTAAATCAAACTATAGGAATCTGATTTGATTTCTGAAAAAATATCAATAATATAGCCCAATACGCTTGGGTTAAGCTCATTAGTGATTGATTTGTCACTTATTAAAAAAGCCAGAAGAATTGGGGGATTCTCCCCCAAACCCCCGATTGGGTGACGGTTGCGTCCCCCAAACCCCCTCCAAAATGATTATTCTGTTTTTTTGTTGAGTAACTAGTTTTTTGGTTTTGTGATCAATTAATTTTCTTGACTGAACTGTATTTTAATATAGCCGTAACGCACGAGAAGCTTTTTTCAGTGGAGAAGCTGTTAAAAGAACTAGTACAGCACGGCGTAAATAAACAGACCATTCAAAATCAACAAAACCCTTATTATGTCTTAATTTTGAATTTTGAATTTTGAATTCCGCCTTGCGGTACTAGTGTGAAAATTTTAGCTGCAAGTATCTCTGTGCTTGAACGTAGCGTTGTGTAAGTCGTTCACTGCTAACAGAAAAATTCCACCCAAGAAATAACCTAAAAACATCGCTACAGAATGTTTTATGAGTTCAACACATTCTCAAAAAGTGCTAAAAATGCTCAATGACAAGTTACTCGCAGCTTATGAAAGATACTACGGGGACTTGAAGGTTGGGAATATGTCTCCAGAAGAGTTCATTAAAACCTATGGGCGCATTGAGGATAGGGTTAATGGCAATTTAAAGGTAGGAGTGATAATTCCTGACGAGTCCACTTCAACTTTCTCTACGAACTCAGCCAACGCCGATCGCAGTTCTGAATCATCCAGCGATTCCCAAAATGTAGCCTGAGAAGCGATCGCTATTTTTCGCTTGGCATTTTCAAAAGCATCCCTATCAACAATTCTAGTGGGTGTTGATAGGGTGTTAATTGTCGCCTCGATTTTGGCGATCGCTTCCATGATATCGGGGTTAGAACTGCGAAGTCCCCGCAGCACGGATAATTCATTGGTGAACTTGTCAATGTCTTTGGTATTCACCACCTGCATTGTTGTTGACTGAGTTTCTAGATGTTCGATTAAATGGGGTGCATTTTCACATAAAGTTGCGATCGTCTGGGCGATGATTTCCCGCAGTCGGGTACATTTGGAGTTTTCGCAGTGATATTTTCCCGGTTTGTTGTAATTAACGCAGCGAATGTACTCAACTTTAGTTTTATGGCGGGAAAAGTTACGATACATACTGCCGCTACAATGGGCGCATTTAATTAAGCCTGCGAGTGGATAATCGCCACGGGTGGATGTTGCAGAACTGCGATACTTCTTATTTTCTGACAGCTTGCGTTGGATAGCTTCTACTGTGGCGGCGGTAATTAAGGCTTCGTGGGTGTTGAAATTAATAATTGGTTCTCGATTAACGCCTTTCTTTTTGCGGAAAAAATAAGCTGTATGCCCTTGCAGTGCGGGGTTTTTCACCCAATCTCGCAAACCAGCGATGCTAAAAACTATTTCATATTCGGTGTAAATATAATCGCAAACATCCTTAAGCGATCGCATCGACAGGGTTAAGTCGATAATTATCTTAGCTAACTCAAAGTAACTCTTCCCTGATTGGGGGTGAATATTATTATTAGGGGTTAACCGCTGATTTTCATCTTTTGCATATCCGAAGGGGGGAACGCAATATTTTAATTGCTGGCGAAAATAATTATTTCCGTGGCGAATCCGTTGGGATAACAGCCTGGATTCAAATTCTGCTAACCCCGACATTTGATTAATACTAAACCAACCAAAGGGGGAATTGGGGTCAACGGGTGCATCCAATATCCGCAGATTGACATTATGCTTCACGAAAACATCGATCGCTTTATGGATAGTAATCACACTTCTACCCAAGCGATCGACGCGAGTGATGATAATTTCATCAACTTGGTTTTGTTGTACCAACTTCAGCAACTCGTTATACTGTTTTCTCTCATCGTTGCGTCCTGACTCGATATCTATTAAAACTTCCGTTGCACCCGCTGCTTTTAATCTGGCTACTTGCTGATTTAGTGCGTCAAATTCCTCAGCTTGTTCTTGTGTACTCACGCGGGCGTAACCGTAAACTTTCATGGGAATCCATTCAAATCAGTCGGAAAATCATATCATCAGCGGTGTTGTTGAAAGTGTTCAGGTTCTGCTGTACCAACTACATATTCCAGCAAAGCTTCACCGCCAAAGCGATTACCCAGGTTTTTGCTGCCAATAAATCCCGGCGCAATTACTGGGATCACAGGAGTTCCTAATTTTTCTGCCGCAGTTTTGCAAACAGCATCAATATCATCACCAATCAAAGCCGTCACACAGGTGGCGTAAACAAACACGGCTGCTGGGTTGTAGCGCTGATGTATTTCTACAATAGCTTTGTAGAGCTTTTTCTCGCCACCAAAGATGACATCATTTTCGCTTAAGTCTGTGGTAAAGCCCGTTTTGTAAAGCATGGGGCCAGAAGAGAGACTACCACGACTACCCCAGGAGTTACCAGCACAGGCGATCGGCCCGTGGACTAAATGAGCCGCATCAGTAATTGGTACTAGAGCAATCATTGCGCCATCAAAAGCACAACCCCCTTGAGCTGCGCCTGGTTGTGCTTGTTGGGCACAAGATTTATTTTTCTTTTCGCTCTGCTTGTGCTGATTATGCTCGCATCCTGGCTCACTAAGCAGCTCGTTAATTTTGCCTTGGGTGATTTTCATCTCTCTTCTCTTGCTGGATGGCAGTATACCAATTCAAAATTCAAAATTCAAAATTCAAAATTAAGAAAACCTGAGTTTTCTAGATTTATGCGTTTAGAATTATTGCTGAATTTTACAGAATTGGTGTTAAGTGTTCTCTTTCATTTGTCATTTGTCATTTAAATAAATTAAGAACTAATGACTAATGACTAATAAGTGATGACTAATGGTAATAGGTAATGGGTATTGATTAATGTCTAGGTCTAACAAATGTATTTCGTTACATCCTCACCACATTCATCGGCAAGAAAAGATAAAGCTCGGAAGCGCAAACTAACGACCTCGTCATACAAAGGATTAAATTTGCACATTGCTGGAACATGGTAAGTCCGCCCAAATAAATTGATATCGCGCTCAAACGGGCAACAGCAAGGTATTACTCTACAGAGTAGATGGGCAAAACGAGCATTTTTTACCGGAATACCATCTACCAGACGGCGCAAAGGTTGCAGAATATCAAAAGAACCAGAGCGTTTATAGTTTGGTGGATGGTAATTAGGATGAGGATGAGAGTGACCCTGACTAATACTTGCCATAATCAATACCTCAGGTACAAGGAAAAAGTAAAAAGTAAAAAGATATATCTTTTACTTTTTACTTTTTATATATGCCGCGAGTGACTTTAATTTCTATCGAACTAAGTCGTAAGAAATGTCAGTCTTAGAAGGAATATTGGTGCGTTGATCGATGTCCTCGAAGATTGTATTAACAACCCAGTTGAGGAGATTGATTACACCTTGGTAACCGATGGTGCTGTAGCGGTGCAGGTGGTGACGATCCATGATGGGATAGCCAATTCTGACTAAGGGTACCTTGCAATCGCGCCACAGGTACTTACCGTAGGAGTTACCGATTAATAGGTCAACTGGCTCGGTGAACAACAGTGAACTAATGCGTTGGCTATCAGATAAAATGAACTAACGCTGCTATGGTTTGATATATGGACGTTTGGGGTTATGCGCGGGTTTCCACAGATGAACAGGCTGAAGATCAAGGCTCGTTAATCAAACAGATGCGTCGGTTGCGTGATGCTGGTGCAACGCACATATATTACGACGTAGAAAGCCGTACCAGCGATCAAAGGAAAGGGCTGTTACAGTTAATTGAAGATATCAACACATCTGCACCAGGAAAAGTATCGAAGCTGTTATTTATCCGGATTGACCGTTTAACATCTTCATCAATGACCTTTTATCGGTTGATGGATGCGTTAAAAAAGAAAGGTATACAGCCTTATGCGCTAGATGAGCCGTTTGATTTATCGAGTATTGGGGGCGAGTTAACTATTGATGTGAGACTAGCAGCATCTAAGTATGAGGTGAAAATGCTAGCAATGCGAGTTAAAAAAGAGCGCGACACCCGCAAAGCCAATAAAAAGCCTCACTGGAACGCACCCTTGGGTTATATCGTTGAGGATGAAAAATACAAACGAGATGAAAGGCTTT contains the following coding sequences:
- the nifK gene encoding nitrogenase molybdenum-iron protein subunit beta — protein: MPQNPDNIQDHVQLFHQPEYKQLFQNKKEFENGHDPAEVERVAEWTKSWDYREKNFAREALTVNPAKGCQPLGAMFAAAGFEGTLPFVQGSQGCVAYFRTHLTRHYKEPFSGVSSSMTEDAAVFGGLQNMIDGLANSYKLYKPKMIAVCTTCMAEVIGDDLGAFITNAKNAGSVPQDFPVPFAHTPSFVGSHITGYDNMMKGILTTLTAGKKKSTSNGKINFIAGFDTYVGNYREIKRIASVMGLDYTLLSDSSDYVDSPNDGEFNMYPGGTKLEDAADAINAKATVVLQAHSTPKTRDYIAKEWKQDVVVSRPWGIKGTDEFLMKLSELTGKPIPEELEIERGRAVDAMTDSHAWVHGKRFAIYGDPDLVYSVVSFMLELGAEPVHIVVHNSNDVFEKELQALLNSSPFGKEAKIWAGKDLWHLRSPMRLLSG
- a CDS encoding cytochrome P450, which encodes MSKNLLTLPHPNPVTALEEYSSDHLGFMQRCTQEYEGIVPLKFDDQLFCVLTNPDYITQVLKDRLLFVKAKDLQVISGVLGNGLITSEGDFWLRQRRLAQPVFHQQQINSYAAVMVDYAEQMLKTWQGGEVKDIQAAMMRLSLNIVMKTLFNQDVMDTAAVSIDNALVETMNWFEYQAAKEVMSALSEIEELQQNTQEISEEEIERRYQKAIALFDETIYAIIKERRASGKTGKDLLGMLMQVEDADDGSRMTDKQLRDEAVTLILAGHETTANTLSWTFMQLAQNPDVREKLSAELKTVLNGRTPTLADLPQLTYTNWVIKESMRLYPPVTEISREVTQDCEIGGYFIPKGTNIMFSQWAMHRDARYFSAPELFQPERWANDLEKQLPRGVYFPFGDGPRVCIGKSFAMMEAVLLLATIAQKFQLDLVNEQNIELQISITLRARHGIQFLLKAVA
- a CDS encoding TMEM175 family protein; this translates as MQDLIEQDKMIPTNKNNSESILSLARLSDSIFAFAMALMVIAFDLPEDAKGMTDGDINGFLFSQLKPLGTYAITFVLVATYWISHSRQLKYLKITDENHLWISVAYLMVLFLVPLSNDLVMTFPDSFLVKVWFSLDIAAIGFISWISWSYATGDRKLVDSDLDDATIRSIKIKALIEPICALISIGVAYINQELWDYFWVLLFFAYSPLEKYFNKSAELV
- a CDS encoding GNAT family N-acetyltransferase is translated as MTTHRNTSQDFSTIKKNMPDYTIIKLNQNQIQDGARVLGQAFIQDPFLSYFLPEKHQQRIDAVEWISRTVLCYYQRSEEIYITNHGIKGVAVWTPPEYSSDSILQWLQAGLIALPQKIGVRKMVDFLSANQKVDKYHRTIMKTPHWYLKMLGVSPDFQNQGVGQKLLQPVLNRADKEGFTCYLETSTPSGVRFYQRQGFVVVDSDKLLQDNLQLWFMKREPQ
- a CDS encoding AI-2E family transporter; the protein is MLANLNLPRWTVWGLVIPVLFLNLWLLQIISQQLQPIPNILLVAGLLAFLLNFPISYLEKRGVSRVWSVLLVLIIAVTAFLILGFGVAPLGYQQLIEFGDRLPALIDQGQRQLQEIHIDTPLAGLSFDAANLITEVTNKVTQSLESLPSQIVDFIFGVFDSTLNLLITIVLTILLIFNGSTLWNVLFKLFPKPWNIKLPSLIQQSFQNYFAGQATLAMIEGAALIALFLVFQIPFGLLFGIVIGIASFIPFGGTVTVSLILPILAIQNIWLAVKLLVIVVLVGQINETIVAPRLMGQMTGVNPAVIFISLLCGAKLGGVLGILLAVPLTSLLKRFAEPWIEVASKFS
- a CDS encoding TetR/AcrR family transcriptional regulator, producing MTESPSAASGMRRKPRQARSQERVNRILDVAEELFITQGYAATTTNAIASGAKVPIGSLYQFFPDKSAIMQALALRHEENIHQKLAVLDNPELANLPLEVLVEQLIDITAQHFSDNPGYYAIFMALQSTMPELQAVEEVMDTQLMQDLASLLAKRAAGLETADYEAIAFILVKAIGTLLWLSLSQETTFQQRLIAETKRLALSYLQSYFPSDIMSS
- the xisF gene encoding fdxN element excision recombinase XisF, which translates into the protein MKVYGYARVSTQEQAEEFDALNQQVARLKAAGATEVLIDIESGRNDERKQYNELLKLVQQNQVDEIIITRVDRLGRSVITIHKAIDVFVKHNVNLRILDAPVDPNSPFGWFSINQMSGLAEFESRLLSQRIRHGNNYFRQQLKYCVPPFGYAKDENQRLTPNNNIHPQSGKSYFELAKIIIDLTLSMRSLKDVCDYIYTEYEIVFSIAGLRDWVKNPALQGHTAYFFRKKKGVNREPIINFNTHEALITAATVEAIQRKLSENKKYRSSATSTRGDYPLAGLIKCAHCSGSMYRNFSRHKTKVEYIRCVNYNKPGKYHCENSKCTRLREIIAQTIATLCENAPHLIEHLETQSTTMQVVNTKDIDKFTNELSVLRGLRSSNPDIMEAIAKIEATINTLSTPTRIVDRDAFENAKRKIAIASQATFWESLDDSELRSALAEFVEKVEVDSSGIITPTFKLPLTLSSMRP
- a CDS encoding Mo-dependent nitrogenase C-terminal domain-containing protein → MASISQGHSHPHPNYHPPNYKRSGSFDILQPLRRLVDGIPVKNARFAHLLCRVIPCCCPFERDINLFGRTYHVPAMCKFNPLYDEVVSLRFRALSFLADECGEDVTKYIC